From a single Gimesia fumaroli genomic region:
- a CDS encoding DUF1552 domain-containing protein, with protein MNDKINRRRFILRSFAGSLALPGLPSLMTGSLAGNSAITESRGAGAGAQRFVAVGNLLGFQLKHFFPEKTGKEYEETTLLKPLAANRDQLTVYRGLDHGLRGGHFAVHTFLSGLLHHESKNRTDGNVTIDQFIADEVGNQTRFPSLTVGSEGGIHGGCQLSWTKSGVRVPPITGPAELFDRLFIADSKQLQAQKVKENSLQASILDSIHDEARSLSKRVNSEDKAKLDEYFSSIRDVEKRLKLRQVWSDQPKPKAPFDKPADKNTVEDLPMLYELIALALQTDSTRIATLEIGGSFLPQHLGINKSYHGLSHHGNNEESVGHLVTLERYQIEQFGKFLTRLAGISDGEQTLLDSTAVLFGSGMGNANSHTNSDLPIILAGGGYGTGEFKKAPSKGPGKVPLCNLFLDIAQRMGVEKESFGTSTGRFS; from the coding sequence ATGAACGATAAAATCAATCGCCGCCGATTCATTCTTCGGTCCTTTGCCGGATCTCTGGCTTTGCCTGGGCTGCCATCCCTGATGACGGGCTCACTGGCGGGGAATTCCGCGATTACTGAGTCTCGCGGGGCGGGTGCGGGGGCTCAACGGTTTGTCGCCGTCGGTAACTTGCTTGGTTTTCAACTGAAACATTTTTTTCCTGAGAAAACAGGCAAAGAGTATGAAGAGACGACGCTGCTCAAGCCTCTCGCAGCCAATCGAGATCAGCTGACGGTCTATCGCGGACTCGATCATGGACTTCGCGGCGGCCACTTTGCCGTGCATACGTTCCTGTCGGGCTTGCTTCATCACGAGTCCAAGAATCGGACAGACGGCAACGTTACCATCGATCAATTCATCGCGGATGAAGTCGGCAATCAGACACGCTTTCCGTCGCTCACGGTCGGGTCTGAAGGGGGGATCCATGGTGGCTGTCAGCTCTCATGGACCAAGTCAGGCGTGCGGGTTCCGCCGATCACCGGGCCTGCGGAATTGTTTGACCGATTGTTCATCGCGGATTCGAAACAGCTTCAGGCACAGAAAGTGAAAGAGAATTCACTGCAAGCGTCGATTCTTGATTCGATTCACGACGAAGCCCGCTCCCTTTCGAAACGAGTGAATAGTGAAGACAAGGCGAAACTCGATGAGTATTTCAGTTCCATTCGCGATGTCGAAAAACGTCTGAAGCTCCGCCAGGTCTGGTCTGATCAGCCCAAGCCGAAAGCACCCTTCGACAAGCCCGCCGATAAGAACACCGTTGAAGACCTGCCTATGCTCTACGAGTTGATCGCGCTGGCTTTGCAGACAGATTCAACACGGATTGCCACGCTGGAAATTGGCGGCAGCTTTTTGCCACAACACCTGGGTATCAATAAGTCCTACCATGGTCTTTCGCATCACGGTAACAACGAAGAGTCGGTTGGGCACCTGGTCACCCTTGAGCGATATCAAATCGAACAGTTTGGAAAATTCCTGACCCGTCTGGCTGGTATATCCGACGGTGAGCAGACGCTTCTCGATTCGACGGCGGTCCTGTTCGGCAGCGGCATGGGGAATGCAAATTCACACACCAACTCGGATTTACCCATCATTCTGGCTGGAGGCGGGTATGGGACTGGCGAATTTAAGAAAGCCCCCTCTAAAGGTCCGGGTAAGGTCCCATTGTGCAATCTCTTTCTGGATATCGCCCAGAGAATGGGGGTTGAGAAGGAATCGTTCGGAACGAGTACCGGAAGGTTCTCCTGA
- the tnpA gene encoding IS66 family insertion sequence element accessory protein TnpA, translating to MPASQPTPRADQRRNPNREAFWRQTLSDRLQSGLSIRAFCQREGLSEPAYHYWRRELKKRDAETTAAASFLPVEVQLPATPIEIVFSQGTSVRVGNGCDQTTLETVLAALEQRAC from the coding sequence ATGCCCGCATCCCAGCCAACCCCGCGTGCCGACCAGCGACGGAACCCGAACCGTGAAGCGTTCTGGCGACAAACCCTTTCTGACCGACTGCAGTCCGGACTCTCGATCCGTGCCTTCTGTCAGCGTGAGGGACTCAGCGAACCAGCTTACCACTACTGGCGACGGGAACTGAAAAAGCGGGATGCCGAGACAACCGCTGCAGCTTCCTTTCTGCCCGTTGAAGTCCAACTCCCTGCCACGCCGATTGAAATCGTGTTCTCACAGGGCACCTCGGTTCGCGTCGGAAACGGCTGTGATCAAACCACGCTCGAAACCGTGCTCGCCGCGCTGGAGCAGCGCGCATGCTGA
- the tnpB gene encoding IS66 family insertion sequence element accessory protein TnpB (TnpB, as the term is used for proteins encoded by IS66 family insertion elements, is considered an accessory protein, since TnpC, encoded by a neighboring gene, is a DDE family transposase.): MLNLPTRIYFCTVPTDMRKSFDGLLRMTEVYLQQNVLDGGLFVFLNKKQDRIKLLYWDHDGLAIWYKRLEAGTYQRLSSPEGTHGLQLSSIDLGLLLQGIDLTSVQRRKRYQISEKVSTS; this comes from the coding sequence ATGCTGAATCTGCCCACCCGCATTTATTTCTGCACGGTCCCCACCGATATGCGCAAAAGTTTTGACGGCCTCCTGCGAATGACCGAAGTCTACCTGCAGCAAAACGTACTCGACGGGGGACTATTTGTGTTTCTCAACAAAAAACAGGATCGGATCAAGCTGCTGTACTGGGACCACGATGGTCTGGCCATCTGGTATAAACGGCTGGAAGCGGGCACATATCAGCGTCTCTCCAGCCCGGAGGGCACACATGGCCTACAACTGTCCTCAATCGACCTGGGGCTCCTGCTGCAGGGCATCGACCTGACCAGCGTGCAGCGCAGAAAACGCTATCAGATTTCAGAAAAAGTATCGACTTCATAA
- the tnpC gene encoding IS66 family transposase gives MNQKRSSLPNDVQSCHDMIHQLGETVGEQQREVEQLKHFIDRLLRQRFGARSEKIAPNQMSLFDEPDTPEEAAEPEDDEPPPTTVSAHRRRGGGRNKLPDHLPRERVEHDLTESEKRCPCCDQTRQRIGEISHEQLEFIPASLKVIEHVRFKYACRECEEHVALAPVPARPIAKGFAGPGLLSTILVGKYSDHLPLYRHESILSRNGVQLSRSTMSRWVLETAELLQPLIDLMKSRVLQSSVVHTDDTTIPVQDQRLSRTRTGRFWVYCGDVAHPYSVYDFTPNRERAGPQAFLEHFCGYLQADAYAGYEELYRSGRIHQVLCWAHARRKFYDARTVQPEAAHRALLFIQQLYAIEREAGVLKSDLPQPADCEHWWKRRWQLRQKQALPILEKFCDWLTETARSLLPKSPVAAAIQYLLSRWSGFTRYCTEGILSIDNNLAERTLRPCALGRKNYLFVGSDRGGQAAAVHYSLMASCKANEVEPFAYLRDVLTRITDHAADRLEELLPDQWLKQHPEAHYTRRR, from the coding sequence ATGAACCAGAAACGATCCTCATTGCCGAACGACGTCCAATCCTGCCATGATATGATTCACCAGTTGGGTGAGACCGTGGGAGAGCAACAGCGGGAAGTCGAGCAACTCAAACATTTCATTGATCGGCTGCTGCGACAGCGGTTTGGCGCCCGTTCTGAAAAGATCGCCCCCAATCAAATGAGTCTGTTTGACGAACCCGATACTCCAGAGGAAGCGGCCGAGCCCGAGGACGATGAACCTCCTCCCACGACGGTTTCCGCACATCGCCGTCGTGGCGGTGGCCGTAACAAGCTGCCCGATCATCTGCCTCGGGAACGGGTAGAGCATGACCTGACCGAATCGGAAAAACGCTGTCCCTGCTGCGACCAGACACGGCAGCGGATCGGAGAAATCAGCCACGAACAGTTAGAATTCATTCCTGCCAGCCTGAAAGTGATCGAGCACGTACGTTTCAAATACGCGTGCCGGGAGTGTGAAGAGCATGTGGCGCTGGCTCCAGTTCCTGCCCGGCCGATTGCCAAAGGCTTCGCCGGCCCCGGCTTGCTCTCGACGATCCTGGTGGGGAAATACTCAGATCATCTCCCCCTGTATCGTCATGAATCCATTCTCAGCCGGAATGGCGTACAGCTTTCGCGGAGCACGATGAGCCGCTGGGTCCTGGAAACCGCAGAATTACTGCAACCGCTGATTGATCTGATGAAAAGCCGGGTTTTGCAATCCAGCGTCGTACATACGGATGATACGACGATTCCCGTCCAGGACCAACGGCTTTCCCGCACGCGGACCGGCCGGTTCTGGGTTTACTGTGGCGATGTCGCGCACCCGTATTCGGTCTATGATTTCACCCCGAACCGGGAACGCGCCGGTCCCCAGGCGTTTTTAGAACACTTTTGCGGTTATCTGCAGGCAGACGCGTATGCCGGCTACGAAGAACTGTACCGGTCAGGCAGAATTCACCAGGTCTTGTGCTGGGCGCATGCGCGACGCAAGTTTTACGATGCGCGGACGGTGCAGCCGGAAGCCGCTCACCGGGCATTATTGTTTATCCAGCAGTTATACGCGATCGAACGGGAAGCCGGCGTGTTGAAGTCGGATCTGCCACAGCCGGCGGACTGCGAACACTGGTGGAAACGCCGCTGGCAGTTGCGACAGAAACAGGCGCTACCGATACTGGAAAAGTTCTGCGACTGGTTGACGGAAACCGCGCGCAGTCTGTTACCGAAAAGTCCGGTGGCAGCGGCGATTCAATATCTGTTAAGCCGCTGGTCCGGGTTTACGCGGTATTGTACCGAGGGCATCCTGTCGATTGACAACAACCTGGCCGAACGCACCTTGCGTCCCTGTGCCCTCGGCCGGAAGAATTATCTGTTCGTCGGCAGCGACCGGGGCGGCCAGGCGGCCGCCGTGCATTACAGCCTGATGGCCAGTTGCAAAGCAAACGAAGTGGAACCGTTTGCCTATCTGCGCGATGTGTTGACGCGGATCACCGATCACGCCGCCGATCGCCTGGAAGAACTGCTGCCAGACCAATGGCTGAAGCAACACCCGGAAGCCCACTACACCCGCCGACGCTGA
- a CDS encoding IS4 family transposase: MPFISASHSNAASFSLFKRSMMQNASLPLSDVIDDQRWQQTFDEHEINFGSGEDDVYTPAVTLWALISQVFFSGEQRSCKAAVIRVANLCAALGRQICSTNTGAYCRARLKIPFIVIRDIVQQIAADAEAACDQNRVQTREQSAARLSPSSIADVKSRSTGGRILLVDGFTITAADTPENQRAYPQNPTQKPGLGFPVLRCVSLISMTTGLLVDLVSGPYSGKGSGETALFWQMRDALRPGDTLVADSYYCTYWLVSACRARGVQILMKNHHLRDDHPQNARRLSKRERLVTWSRPLQRPAWMTRQEFWQQPLTLTLRLVDVQISQPGYRAKTFTIATSITDRKAYPARWIAAVYQSRWLIELDIRSIKCSLGMDILRAKSPDMVLTELWSCLLAYNLIRLKMLQSSLSTDRDPRSLSFATTQQMLAASWLLGAVTKLTDELVALGQQVPSSERVGHRTGRTEPRANKRRTKVLALLKQPRYHYHQQRKAIV; the protein is encoded by the coding sequence ATGCCATTTATATCAGCTTCCCATTCGAATGCAGCATCATTTTCTCTTTTCAAACGTTCGATGATGCAAAATGCTTCGCTTCCGCTATCTGATGTGATTGATGACCAGCGCTGGCAACAAACCTTTGATGAACACGAAATCAATTTTGGTTCCGGCGAGGATGACGTTTACACACCGGCAGTCACGCTCTGGGCATTAATTTCTCAGGTCTTCTTTTCCGGGGAGCAACGCAGCTGTAAAGCAGCTGTGATCCGTGTTGCCAACCTGTGTGCCGCGCTGGGCCGACAGATTTGCAGCACCAATACCGGTGCTTATTGTCGGGCACGACTCAAAATCCCGTTTATCGTCATTCGAGACATTGTCCAACAAATTGCCGCTGATGCGGAAGCGGCCTGTGATCAGAATCGTGTCCAGACCAGAGAGCAGTCGGCGGCACGCCTCAGTCCTTCCAGCATCGCTGATGTGAAATCACGGAGCACCGGCGGTCGCATTCTGCTGGTTGACGGCTTCACCATCACGGCCGCCGATACTCCTGAGAATCAGCGTGCCTATCCACAGAACCCGACTCAGAAACCGGGGCTCGGGTTCCCCGTTCTACGCTGCGTTTCTCTGATCTCGATGACAACCGGACTGCTGGTGGATCTAGTGAGCGGGCCTTACAGCGGAAAAGGCAGTGGCGAAACGGCCCTGTTCTGGCAAATGCGCGATGCACTCCGACCGGGAGATACCCTGGTGGCAGACTCGTATTACTGCACGTACTGGCTGGTGAGTGCGTGCCGTGCGCGGGGCGTGCAGATTCTGATGAAGAATCATCACCTGCGTGACGATCATCCCCAGAACGCGCGGCGGCTGAGCAAACGGGAGCGACTGGTGACCTGGTCACGACCATTGCAACGTCCTGCCTGGATGACCCGTCAGGAATTCTGGCAACAACCGCTGACGCTCACTCTGCGTCTGGTCGATGTGCAGATCAGTCAGCCGGGGTATCGCGCCAAAACGTTTACGATTGCCACCAGCATCACAGATCGGAAAGCATACCCGGCGCGCTGGATCGCCGCCGTGTATCAGAGCCGCTGGCTGATCGAACTGGATATTCGCAGCATCAAGTGTTCGCTGGGGATGGATATTCTGCGTGCGAAGTCTCCGGACATGGTGCTCACCGAACTCTGGTCGTGCCTGCTGGCGTATAATCTGATTCGGTTAAAAATGCTGCAAAGCAGTCTCTCAACAGACCGTGATCCGCGTTCCCTCTCGTTTGCCACCACGCAACAGATGCTGGCTGCCAGTTGGTTGTTGGGAGCCGTCACGAAGCTCACGGATGAGTTGGTTGCACTCGGACAACAGGTCCCCAGCAGCGAACGTGTGGGGCATCGCACTGGTCGAACAGAACCCAGAGCCAATAAACGCCGCACCAAAGTGCTGGCTTTGCTGAAGCAACCAAGATACCATTACCATCAACAACGGAAGGCAATCGTATGA
- a CDS encoding DUF1559 domain-containing protein: MVQQRARERGFTLIELLVVIAIIAILIALLLPAVQQAREAARKSACKNNMKQLGLAFHNYHETFKQFPLQQTCCGPADSGTPAPQTWRIRHSWTVRILPYVDQAPLYNQINFSTDGMHGTNLALKKERLKVVECPSDPLIQDTDTGADDISGEQRGQTDYAISAGGHPNNTSTTPGTSGAAYGQFGSIPRVRDVRGMFSRSGYSARISQVTDGTTNTIMIGEVVGPLCLWQDWGYQSWGTMAHPINYRNEELIAGTVSRGDHSVCIGFRSRHEGGAFFTMADGSVHFLSENIDGNLYRNLGDKADGNPVDGFGG, from the coding sequence ATGGTGCAGCAAAGAGCACGGGAACGTGGTTTTACGTTAATTGAGTTATTGGTTGTGATTGCCATTATTGCGATCTTGATTGCGCTGTTGCTGCCCGCCGTCCAGCAGGCGCGGGAAGCGGCCCGGAAAAGTGCCTGTAAGAATAACATGAAACAACTCGGTCTGGCCTTTCATAATTATCATGAAACGTTCAAACAATTTCCACTGCAACAGACCTGTTGCGGGCCGGCCGACTCTGGAACCCCTGCTCCGCAGACGTGGCGAATTCGACACAGCTGGACGGTACGGATTCTGCCTTATGTCGACCAGGCTCCTTTATACAATCAGATCAACTTCAGCACGGACGGCATGCATGGCACCAATCTTGCGCTGAAGAAAGAACGACTGAAGGTGGTTGAATGCCCGTCCGATCCGTTGATTCAGGATACCGATACCGGGGCCGATGATATCAGTGGCGAACAGAGAGGGCAGACCGACTACGCGATCTCAGCCGGTGGTCATCCCAACAATACTTCGACTACTCCGGGAACGTCTGGCGCGGCCTACGGGCAATTCGGCAGTATACCCAGGGTAAGAGATGTGCGTGGCATGTTCAGTCGCAGTGGTTACTCTGCCAGAATCAGTCAGGTGACCGACGGGACAACGAATACGATCATGATTGGTGAAGTCGTCGGCCCGCTCTGTCTCTGGCAGGATTGGGGTTATCAGAGCTGGGGCACGATGGCACACCCGATAAATTACCGAAACGAAGAATTGATTGCCGGGACAGTCAGTCGGGGTGATCACAGTGTCTGTATTGGGTTTCGCAGCCGACATGAAGGGGGCGCCTTCTTCACCATGGCCGATGGTAGTGTGCATTTTCTAAGCGAAAACATTGACGGCAATCTTTACCGGAATCTGGGAGATAAGGCCGATGGGAATCCGGTCGATGGATTTGGTGGTTAA